Part of the Lycium ferocissimum isolate CSIRO_LF1 chromosome 6, AGI_CSIRO_Lferr_CH_V1, whole genome shotgun sequence genome, ACATCTCTGCTTCAGATTCCTTGTCACTAAGAGTGTTTAAGAGTTGGGGGAAGAATATCTCAAGTTGGTTCCACTGTTGGGGAACTGGTAGAAGTGTATCAGTCAATTTGCCTGAAAATTGGTATGTACGTGATAATTTCTTGGTATTTGCTATATGTCACTCTGGCAGATTTATTGGAACCAGAGCTTACTTGATTCCCTTATGTAATGATGGAATGCCGTGGATCACCCAGAAACTTGCCTTATGCAACCATTCAGAATGTGATACAAAatgtattatatatttttcctgGTACCTCTTGCTAGCTTATGGGATACATCTAAGGCAAATGGAAAAGCACCAAATGACTTTGGGCTTCTTAGGTTATgcttttatggagaaataaagGAGTATGGATTTCGTTTGTTTTGTAAAGATGAACCTAAGCTTGAGTCCTTGTTACAAATGATGGGAAATACTGATGAACCAACAGAACATTGCTCCTTCTGTTCTAAAGCTCCTGTCTTTGATAATCTGCCAGTCTCTTCAGGAACTTTGCAGCGTTATCCTTCATTCCAAGATTATGAGGAGGAATTATATGAAGATGAAGATCCCATTGAACTTATTCTCATTAAGAACAGAAAGCGACGGCCAAGGATGGATTATGGgcttaaaactttttaatatcAGAGGTAAtctcttttttaaatacaaGTATCTCTCTTGTTATGGCAACTTCATAATAAATCAGAGGCAATCTTTGTTTTAAACACAAATATCTCTCTTGTTATGGCAGGGAAGTTTCGAAAAAGATGAAACAATAGAAGATGCAGCACAACGCGAGACAGTAGAGGAAGCTGGAGTTCAAGGTGAAGTTGAGGTTCGTTCTCCCTCGTGACCTCTTTCTTTTATGCTTTAAATTTTAGGGAAAAGGTGAAAAGCAAGAAACAAAGTCTTTGTGCTATCTAGTTGTGTATTACATCAGATAAATGACATAATGCTAGCTGTGGTAGAGTTAAGCTCTTATCATCTGTCAAATTTAGCAGGTCTTTGCTCTCAAGACTGTTTTCACTAATTAATGATTAAATCTGATGTTATGATCGCTCCTTTCGGATCAGGAATATGAGATTTTCTTTATCTCACAGTCTACTGTCTTGTTGACACTGAATTGATTAAGTAATAACATCTATATTTCGACTACTTAATAGTGGTTCTAACAAGTGTTATTCTGGTTATGGATTACTTTGGCAGAGCAAAGTGGTAACATGGTACTTTGAAAACAGAACAGTGACTCTTGGCCTGAGAAAGGGACACGCGAAAGAACTTGGGTATGCAATAATTCATTCTTTTTAAATGTCATTCTAAGATATAACTACATCTTCCGTTTTCTGACAAGTAGCTGGTCCAAAAACCAATTGCAGATTCATCTGTGCGAAGcaagaaaatttggcaaaactGGTGGATGAAAGAAGCCTTGGAACTATTCGTAAGTCATCTCACATCACAAAGCAAACGAACCAAAGAGGAATTATTTCTAGCAATCCAGTGTAGCTCCAACGCTCGAGCTGAAATACATCTCCCCCATCACCAAGTTCTACTGAGAAGAAGCGTAGTCTCCATTGATATCTACTTTCAAATGTTACATGGTGGAAGCAGTTTGTAAATAGGAGTTAAGTACTGAAAATGGTCAATCGAGAACGCAGATTAAGTTGTTCCGAGGAATGAGTGGAACTAAAGAAGTACTAGAGGTAGTCATAGGAGTatattgtttgtttgtttttatcTCAGAATTGGAGTTTGTGTGACATAATAGAGGTTTAGAACCATAGCTGGCAAATGACATCTGCACACTGGCAAATagaataatttttataaatatatattaaatcttgaacACCCTTGACGAAATTTCTGGTtctatattttgattattttaagtGGTTCTAACAAGTTCTATTCTGGTTTTGGATTACTTTTGTAGTGATGCGACTGGGAACATGGTACTTTGTAGAACAGTGACTTGGCCTGAGAAAGAGATCCGCGAAAGAACT contains:
- the LOC132058894 gene encoding uncharacterized protein LOC132058894 isoform X2 gives rise to the protein MFPFLVTQQLDSWPKKEICERTWCKLGRWNFENKAGDTANEGHMFPLFVTEQLDYWPENEIRERTWHDISASDSLSLRVFKSWGKNISSWFHCWGTGRSVSVNLPENWYVRDNFLVFAICHSGRFIGTRAYLIPLCNDGMPWITQKLALCNHSECDTKCIIYFSWYLLLAYGIHLRQMEKHQMTLGFLGYAFMEK